Proteins encoded in a region of the Photobacterium angustum genome:
- a CDS encoding ABC transporter, whose product MNPIKALLTKELLEHKLVTRLPLFLAAFSIICIVLIISNSHNLSFNVQTSGLENWSPNFTDSDSFAGIVGVINFMLAGLVTLVCFFTYTARTLSKERKEGSLAFWHSMPVTDAKAIAVKLVFALVIIPIIASFLLLFADLTVWFVGQWFIPQSLLADYSVNLVALGQHYVEFISTMAAMSLALLPVACIIFFISQFNEHPLITIFVIIILIKIMGSIVFNSTAIGDWISQVNNLSINILMSDHPWGTLLAIGTPTLMGLFIIAVSFFVLTVRFRSGK is encoded by the coding sequence ATGAACCCAATAAAAGCATTGTTAACTAAAGAATTGCTTGAGCATAAGCTTGTCACTCGTTTGCCACTGTTTCTTGCTGCTTTTTCGATTATTTGCATCGTATTAATTATAAGTAATAGCCACAATTTATCATTTAATGTGCAAACATCTGGGCTTGAAAATTGGTCGCCAAATTTTACTGATAGCGATTCATTTGCGGGTATTGTTGGGGTAATTAATTTTATGCTGGCAGGGTTGGTGACGTTAGTTTGCTTTTTTACCTATACAGCAAGAACATTGTCGAAAGAGAGAAAAGAGGGCAGTTTAGCTTTTTGGCATTCAATGCCGGTGACGGATGCTAAAGCGATAGCTGTCAAACTTGTTTTTGCCTTAGTTATTATACCGATCATTGCTTCTTTCTTATTGTTGTTTGCTGATCTAACCGTTTGGTTTGTCGGACAATGGTTTATTCCACAAAGTTTATTAGCGGATTACTCAGTTAATCTTGTGGCATTGGGTCAGCATTATGTTGAATTTATATCGACAATGGCAGCCATGAGTTTAGCGTTATTGCCTGTCGCTTGTATTATATTCTTTATTTCTCAATTTAATGAACATCCCTTAATTACAATATTTGTGATTATCATACTTATTAAAATAATGGGATCTATTGTTTTTAATTCAACAGCCATTGGTGATTGGATAAGTCAAGTCAACAATCTGTCAATTAATATATTAATGAGTGATCATCCATGGGGAACATTATTGGCAATAGGTACCCCAACATTAATGGGATTATTCATTATTGCGGTTAGTTTCTTTGTTCTTACTGTCAGATTTAGATCCGGTAAATAA
- a CDS encoding ABC transporter ATP-binding protein encodes MNKSYVDLTFISAQHISKTYQNNEVLSDISFELKSGQILGLLGHNGAGKSTLIKAMLGMHNHSGELTIFGLSPQKQRAKIVERLGYISDVAVLPEWMTVKQVMKYVQGVHPCYDQQKMTAYLAQTNISLKSKIAALSKGMKVQLHLALVMSTDVNVLILDEPTLGLDLMYRETFYRYLMEWFHDGERALIIASHEVDEIAHMLTDVLVLKKGRSVLQGQLSDLSERFDILSVEDQHIDQAKKLKPISCKAGLGQHRLLFENISPTELAMLGTVTKPSLADIFIAKQQEAL; translated from the coding sequence GTGAATAAAAGCTATGTAGATCTTACATTTATCTCAGCCCAACACATCAGTAAAACGTACCAAAATAATGAAGTATTGAGTGATATTAGCTTTGAGCTAAAATCGGGACAGATTTTAGGCTTACTTGGTCATAATGGCGCAGGAAAGTCGACATTAATTAAAGCTATGCTGGGTATGCATAACCATAGCGGTGAATTAACTATTTTTGGTTTATCACCACAAAAACAACGGGCAAAAATTGTAGAGCGTCTTGGCTATATATCTGATGTTGCAGTATTACCGGAATGGATGACCGTTAAGCAAGTAATGAAATATGTACAAGGTGTGCATCCTTGTTATGATCAACAAAAGATGACAGCGTATTTAGCCCAGACCAATATTTCATTAAAAAGTAAAATTGCTGCGTTATCTAAAGGAATGAAAGTACAGTTGCACCTTGCGCTAGTAATGTCGACAGATGTGAATGTTTTAATTCTTGATGAGCCGACGCTAGGTCTTGATTTAATGTACCGTGAAACCTTCTATCGTTATTTAATGGAATGGTTCCATGACGGTGAAAGAGCGTTGATTATTGCAAGTCATGAAGTTGATGAAATAGCTCATATGCTGACAGATGTGTTGGTGTTGAAAAAAGGGCGATCTGTATTACAAGGACAACTTAGCGATTTATCCGAGCGTTTTGATATCCTTTCGGTTGAAGATCAACATATTGATCAAGCTAAAAAGTTAAAACCGATTAGCTGTAAAGCAGGTTTAGGCCAACACCGTTTATTGTTTGAAAATATTTCACCAACTGAATTAGCAATGTTAGGTACAGTTACTAAGCCAAGTCTTGCTGATATATTTATTGCCAAGCAACAGGAGGCTTTATGA
- a CDS encoding ribonuclease T2 family protein, whose amino-acid sequence MRKHQQTLTALCLGTLFSFSSFGSYASISTSGGFTASQNCEAFQSFRKQTNPDDTKLIVGKQYQIKALNERDYSWVHILVPDAKPAIRWVSKDCGTVNLSQNLTEPAKKHDNKYSNSRKSCSTVGDFDSYVLALTWQPGFCEHFSYKGTKPECNAINDGKLKITNLTLHGLWPNKASCGTTYGYCDRYARLDLSRNTINQIAPWMPNFYYQTKFGEYEWKKHGTCQTRNANDYFITATKLVEKVDASPIGLFIKDNIGRNVSVSSFKKKLVSSFGSNAVDRISLSCTQGKYLNEVRLNLGKDIDLSKPIVDLLNAGPKGRAFYGNCRKMIYIEDSGK is encoded by the coding sequence GTGCGTAAACATCAACAAACACTAACAGCACTTTGCTTAGGTACACTTTTCTCTTTCTCAAGTTTTGGCTCTTATGCCTCTATTTCAACATCTGGTGGTTTTACTGCATCACAAAATTGCGAAGCCTTCCAATCCTTTCGTAAGCAAACGAATCCTGATGACACTAAACTTATTGTCGGTAAACAATATCAAATAAAAGCACTCAATGAACGCGACTATAGCTGGGTTCATATTCTTGTGCCTGATGCTAAGCCTGCTATTCGCTGGGTAAGTAAAGACTGTGGTACTGTTAATTTAAGCCAAAATCTCACCGAGCCAGCCAAAAAGCATGACAACAAATATTCGAACTCACGTAAAAGTTGCAGCACTGTGGGAGATTTTGATTCTTATGTCTTAGCTCTTACTTGGCAGCCAGGTTTTTGTGAGCACTTTAGCTATAAAGGTACAAAGCCTGAATGTAATGCAATTAACGATGGTAAGTTAAAAATCACCAACCTAACATTGCACGGCCTGTGGCCGAATAAAGCAAGTTGTGGAACCACCTATGGTTACTGTGATCGTTACGCTCGATTAGACCTTTCTCGTAATACCATAAACCAAATTGCGCCGTGGATGCCTAACTTCTACTATCAAACAAAATTTGGTGAATATGAGTGGAAGAAGCATGGTACTTGTCAAACACGTAATGCTAACGACTACTTTATAACAGCAACGAAACTGGTTGAAAAAGTAGACGCCTCTCCTATCGGACTATTTATTAAAGATAATATTGGTCGTAATGTCTCTGTATCTAGTTTCAAGAAAAAACTCGTTTCCAGCTTTGGTAGTAATGCCGTCGATCGGATCAGCTTATCTTGTACTCAGGGTAAATACCTTAATGAAGTACGTCTTAATTTAGGAAAAGACATCGATTTGAGTAAGCCGATTGTTGATTTACTCAATGCAGGTCCTAAAGGCAGAGCATTTTACGGAAACTGCCGTAAAATGATTTATATCGAAGATTCTGGTAAGTAA
- a CDS encoding alanine/glycine:cation symporter family protein: protein MNSTNENLLTTINDSLLAIIGSINGVLWGQVLVYLLVGVGIYFSLRLGFIQIRQFGHAIKVLKSGRELENGISSYQVFCTSMAARVGTGNMAGIAVALSIGGPGAIFWMWVIALFGMATAFIESTLAQVYKVKDVDGQYRGGPAYYMEKGLGKRWMGTLFSICLIIAFGFVFNAVQANTITDALHHSFGFNETTQGIVLVIFSAFFIMGGLRRVASASAKIVPVMAIGYLAIAVIVVIMNITEIPAVLSLIVKSAFGWQEAAAGGVAFTISQAMQTGIARGLFSNEAGMGSAANIAASATPNPNHPASQGFVQMLGVFVDTIVICTASAAMIMLSGVMDMPNAGQGISLLQTALSNELGNWTTYFIAAAILLFCFSSIIANYSYAETNIMFLNGNTKKGLMLFRLCVLGMVMFGSVASLPVVWNLADASMGLMAFVNIVALIFLSKLAIRVIKDYEHQLKQGKTPEFDRSKFPELEDLDGAWHPDTIAKARRKHGNHFAK from the coding sequence ATGAATTCTACGAATGAAAATTTGCTTACAACTATTAACGATAGTCTGTTAGCAATCATTGGTTCAATCAATGGTGTACTGTGGGGACAGGTATTAGTGTACTTACTCGTAGGTGTGGGTATTTATTTCTCTCTACGTTTAGGGTTTATACAAATCCGTCAATTCGGACATGCGATTAAGGTACTTAAAAGTGGTCGTGAACTTGAAAATGGAATCAGTTCATACCAAGTATTTTGTACATCAATGGCTGCGCGTGTTGGTACCGGTAATATGGCAGGTATTGCAGTAGCCTTAAGCATTGGTGGACCTGGTGCTATTTTCTGGATGTGGGTTATTGCTTTATTTGGTATGGCAACCGCGTTTATTGAATCAACGCTTGCGCAAGTATACAAAGTAAAAGACGTTGACGGTCAATACCGTGGCGGCCCTGCTTATTATATGGAAAAAGGCTTAGGCAAGCGTTGGATGGGAACGCTATTTTCTATCTGCTTAATTATCGCGTTTGGCTTTGTATTTAACGCAGTTCAAGCAAATACGATTACAGATGCGCTTCACCACTCTTTTGGTTTTAATGAAACAACTCAAGGCATCGTACTCGTCATTTTTTCTGCTTTCTTTATTATGGGCGGTCTTCGCCGTGTTGCTTCAGCATCAGCTAAAATTGTTCCAGTGATGGCAATTGGTTACCTCGCTATTGCTGTTATCGTCGTAATAATGAATATCACAGAAATCCCTGCTGTTCTTTCTCTTATCGTAAAAAGTGCATTTGGTTGGCAGGAAGCTGCTGCTGGCGGTGTCGCATTTACAATTTCACAAGCAATGCAAACAGGTATTGCACGTGGTTTGTTCTCAAATGAAGCAGGTATGGGCTCGGCTGCTAATATCGCAGCAAGTGCAACACCAAACCCTAACCACCCTGCCTCACAAGGCTTCGTGCAAATGCTCGGTGTATTTGTTGATACCATTGTTATCTGTACTGCATCTGCTGCAATGATCATGCTTTCAGGTGTAATGGATATGCCAAATGCGGGTCAAGGTATTAGCTTATTACAAACCGCACTTTCTAACGAATTAGGTAACTGGACAACATACTTTATTGCCGCAGCAATCTTGTTATTTTGTTTTTCATCAATTATTGCAAATTACTCATACGCAGAAACAAACATCATGTTCCTAAATGGTAATACCAAAAAAGGTCTGATGCTTTTCCGCTTGTGTGTACTAGGCATGGTGATGTTTGGTTCAGTCGCTTCTCTACCAGTGGTTTGGAACTTAGCTGATGCATCGATGGGCTTAATGGCGTTCGTTAATATCGTAGCGCTAATTTTCTTATCAAAATTAGCTATCCGCGTTATTAAAGATTACGAGCACCAGCTAAAACAAGGAAAAACACCTGAGTTTGACCGTTCTAAATTCCCAGAGCTTGAAGATCTTGATGGTGCATGGCACCCAGATACAATTGCGAAAGCGCGCCGTAAACACGGTAACCATTTCGCTAAATAA
- a CDS encoding glutathione peroxidase, which translates to MQVVSNNRFILRLILLVSSILFTSLVTTSANASSCPTLYQSSLKKLNSDEYYDFCQHLTGKVVLVVNTASQCGFTPQFKQLEELYKTYKDSGLVVIGFPSNDFKQDRGSDQQTANICYSNYGVTFPMMTKTSVKGSKANPLYKHLIAQSGKSVGWNFQKYLLNKQGQVVGVFPSSLSPTSNEMVAAIKQQLKM; encoded by the coding sequence ATGCAAGTGGTTAGCAATAATCGTTTTATCTTACGACTTATTTTATTAGTCAGTTCGATCCTTTTTACTTCTCTCGTTACGACATCCGCGAATGCTTCGAGTTGCCCAACGCTCTATCAATCTTCTTTAAAAAAACTCAACAGCGATGAGTATTATGACTTTTGCCAACATTTAACTGGGAAAGTGGTATTAGTGGTGAATACGGCTAGCCAATGTGGTTTTACACCTCAATTTAAACAGCTGGAAGAATTATATAAAACGTATAAAGACAGTGGATTGGTGGTTATTGGTTTTCCATCTAATGATTTTAAACAAGATAGAGGCAGCGATCAGCAAACGGCTAATATCTGTTATAGCAATTATGGCGTAACGTTTCCTATGATGACAAAAACAAGTGTTAAGGGAAGTAAGGCCAATCCATTATATAAACATTTAATCGCACAGTCTGGTAAGTCGGTTGGGTGGAATTTCCAAAAGTATTTGTTAAATAAACAAGGGCAAGTAGTAGGCGTATTTCCATCAAGCCTATCACCAACAAGTAATGAGATGGTTGCTGCAATTAAGCAACAATTGAAGATGTAA